Proteins from a genomic interval of Kitasatospora herbaricolor:
- a CDS encoding NADH-quinone oxidoreductase subunit B: protein MDVTHSHPHGHAHGGDSSGAVPLGMPDPARPGGPAEPPRLGPLARLAPDPVKVVLNWGRRYSLWCFNFGLACCAIEFIAASMAKHDFIRMGVIPFAPGPRQADLMIVSGTVTDKMAPAVKRLYEQMPEPKYVISFGACSNSGGPYWDSYSVTKGVDQIIPVDVYVPGCPPRPEALLQGILKLQEKIAAESLPERYAAPASALRRPLVAGPEGGRT, encoded by the coding sequence ATGGACGTGACCCACAGCCACCCGCACGGCCACGCCCACGGCGGCGACTCCTCCGGAGCCGTCCCGCTCGGCATGCCCGACCCCGCCCGGCCGGGCGGTCCGGCCGAGCCGCCGCGGCTGGGCCCGCTCGCCCGGCTGGCGCCGGACCCGGTCAAGGTGGTGCTCAACTGGGGGCGCCGCTACAGCCTCTGGTGCTTCAACTTCGGCCTGGCCTGCTGCGCGATCGAGTTCATCGCCGCGTCCATGGCCAAGCACGACTTCATCCGGATGGGAGTCATCCCGTTCGCGCCCGGCCCGCGCCAGGCCGACCTGATGATCGTGTCGGGCACCGTCACCGACAAGATGGCCCCCGCCGTCAAGCGCCTGTACGAGCAGATGCCCGAGCCGAAGTACGTCATCTCCTTCGGCGCCTGCTCCAACTCCGGCGGTCCCTACTGGGACTCCTACTCGGTCACCAAGGGCGTCGACCAGATCATCCCGGTCGACGTCTACGTGCCGGGCTGCCCGCCGCGCCCCGAGGCGCTGCTCCAGGGCATCCTCAAGCTGCAGGAGAAGATCGCGGCCGAATCGCTGCCCGAGCGCTACGCCGCCCCGGCGTCCGCGCTGCGCCGGCCGCTGGTCGCCGGGCCCGAGGGCGGCCGCACGTGA
- the nuoK gene encoding NADH-quinone oxidoreductase subunit NuoK — MHLAYPAVLAALLFSVGVYGVLARRNVVLVLMSVELMLNAVNLDLVAFDAWLRDSLHAGQALTLFVITVAAAEIGLGLAIVLLVFRTRGTADIDRITALGDPAEAAQAPAAADTLKGRAAA, encoded by the coding sequence ATGCACCTCGCCTACCCGGCCGTCCTCGCCGCGCTGCTCTTCAGCGTCGGCGTGTACGGCGTGCTCGCCCGGCGCAACGTCGTCCTGGTGCTGATGTCCGTCGAGCTGATGCTCAACGCCGTCAACCTGGACCTGGTCGCCTTCGACGCCTGGCTGCGCGACTCGCTGCACGCCGGACAGGCCCTCACGCTGTTCGTGATCACCGTCGCCGCCGCCGAGATCGGACTCGGCCTGGCGATCGTCCTGCTGGTCTTCCGGACCAGGGGCACCGCCGACATCGACCGGATCACCGCCCTCGGCGACCCGGCCGAGGCCGCCCAGGCGCCCGCCGCGGCCGACACCCTGAAGGGCCGGGCCGCCGCATGA
- a CDS encoding sensor histidine kinase produces the protein MWRQVLQLVLNLPLGIVGFTFTVALISVGVALSVTVVGLPLLALGLAGCRRLGALARARARSAGSVVDEPDPLRVRRPGVAGWATASLTDGLGWRSALYHVLLLPWGILSFTVTVVFLLVGWPLLPWMVGLQTAIDRILLESLLAPTALSERVRELEDDRGAVVDTAAADLRRIERDLHDGAQARLVALAMDLGLAKEKLADEPTADTVETAAKMVGAAHGEVKLALQELRDLARGIHPAVLTDRGLDAALSAVAARCTVPGGVKVHVDLRAPDGSVERPDSAVEGIAYFTVSELLTNVSKHAGARTATVDLWRAADRLMLLVQDDGKGGAAPYPGSGLAGLAERIRAVDGVFLVESPPGGPTTVTIELPWRTRTTRRA, from the coding sequence ATGTGGCGGCAGGTCCTGCAGCTGGTCCTCAACCTGCCGCTGGGGATCGTGGGCTTCACCTTCACGGTGGCGCTGATCTCCGTCGGGGTGGCCCTGTCGGTCACCGTGGTCGGGCTGCCGCTGCTCGCCCTCGGGCTGGCGGGGTGCCGCCGGCTGGGGGCGCTGGCCCGGGCCCGGGCCCGCTCGGCCGGGTCGGTGGTGGACGAGCCGGACCCGCTGCGGGTGCGCCGCCCGGGCGTCGCCGGCTGGGCGACCGCCTCGCTCACCGACGGCCTGGGCTGGCGCTCGGCGCTCTACCACGTGCTGCTGCTGCCCTGGGGCATCCTGAGCTTCACCGTCACGGTGGTGTTCCTGCTGGTGGGCTGGCCGCTGCTGCCCTGGATGGTCGGGTTGCAGACCGCGATCGACCGGATCCTGCTGGAGAGCCTGCTCGCCCCGACCGCGCTGTCCGAGCGGGTCCGCGAGCTGGAGGACGACCGGGGCGCGGTGGTCGACACCGCCGCCGCCGACCTGCGCCGGATCGAGCGGGACCTGCACGACGGCGCCCAGGCCCGGCTGGTGGCCCTGGCGATGGACCTGGGCCTGGCCAAGGAGAAGCTGGCCGACGAGCCGACGGCCGACACCGTGGAGACCGCCGCGAAGATGGTCGGCGCCGCGCACGGCGAGGTGAAACTCGCCCTCCAGGAGCTGCGGGACCTGGCCCGGGGCATCCACCCCGCCGTGCTGACGGACCGCGGTCTGGACGCGGCGCTCTCCGCGGTCGCGGCCCGCTGCACCGTCCCCGGCGGCGTCAAGGTGCACGTGGACCTGCGGGCCCCGGACGGCTCCGTCGAGCGCCCCGACTCCGCGGTGGAGGGCATCGCGTACTTCACCGTCAGCGAGCTGCTCACCAACGTCTCCAAGCACGCCGGGGCGCGGACCGCCACGGTGGACCTCTGGCGGGCCGCCGACCGGCTGATGCTGCTGGTCCAGGACGACGGCAAGGGCGGCGCGGCCCCCTACCCCGGCAGCGGACTGGCCGGGCTGGCCGAGCGGATCCGCGCGGTGGACGGGGTCTTCCTGGTGGAGAGCCCGCCGGGGGGCCCGACCACGGTGACGATCGAACTGCCCTGGCGCACCCGGACGACCCGCCGGGCCTGA
- the galE gene encoding UDP-glucose 4-epimerase GalE translates to MTWLITGGAGYIGGHVLRQLIDAGERVAVLDDFSTGDRSRLPEGVAVVEGSTLDRAVLDRAIREHAVEGILHFAAKKQVGESVEQPFFYYRENVTGLQTVLEAAAEGGVKRFLFSSSAAVYGMPDVDLVTEDTPCDPMSPYGETKLAGEWLVSAVGKAYGISTVSLRYFNVAGAASPELSDAGVFNLVPMVFERLTAGQAPRIFGDDYPTADGTCVRDFIHVSDIASAHVAAARRMSADPAGETSLILNIGRGEGVSVKEMLDVIGRVTGYDATGEVTPRRAGDPARVVASAELIHKELGWSARYGVEEMVSSAWDGWCSRHPGARR, encoded by the coding sequence ATGACTTGGTTGATCACCGGCGGGGCCGGATACATCGGCGGGCACGTCCTGCGTCAGCTCATCGACGCGGGCGAGCGGGTCGCCGTCCTCGACGACTTCAGCACCGGCGACCGCTCCCGGCTGCCCGAGGGCGTCGCCGTGGTCGAGGGCTCGACCCTGGACCGGGCCGTGCTGGACCGCGCCATCCGCGAGCACGCGGTCGAGGGCATCCTGCACTTCGCCGCGAAGAAGCAGGTCGGCGAGTCCGTCGAGCAGCCCTTCTTCTACTACCGGGAGAACGTCACCGGCCTGCAGACCGTCCTGGAGGCGGCGGCCGAGGGCGGCGTCAAGCGCTTCCTCTTCTCCTCCTCCGCCGCCGTCTACGGCATGCCGGACGTCGACCTCGTCACCGAGGACACGCCCTGCGACCCGATGAGCCCGTACGGCGAGACCAAGCTGGCCGGCGAGTGGCTGGTGTCGGCGGTCGGCAAGGCCTACGGGATCTCGACCGTCTCGCTGCGCTACTTCAACGTGGCCGGCGCGGCCTCGCCGGAGCTCTCCGACGCGGGCGTCTTCAACCTGGTCCCGATGGTCTTCGAGCGGCTCACCGCCGGCCAGGCCCCGCGGATCTTCGGCGACGACTACCCCACCGCCGACGGCACCTGCGTCCGTGACTTCATCCACGTCTCCGACATCGCCTCGGCGCACGTCGCGGCGGCCCGCCGGATGAGCGCGGACCCGGCCGGCGAAACCTCGCTGATCCTGAACATCGGCCGCGGCGAGGGCGTCTCCGTCAAGGAGATGCTCGACGTGATCGGCCGGGTCACCGGGTACGACGCCACCGGCGAGGTCACCCCGCGCCGCGCCGGCGACCCGGCCCGGGTGGTCGCCTCGGCCGAACTGATCCACAAGGAGCTCGGCTGGAGCGCCCGGTACGGCGTGGAGGAGATGGTGTCCTCCGCGTGGGACGGCTGGTGCAGCCGCCACCCCGGCGCCCGCAGGTAG
- the nuoH gene encoding NADH-quinone oxidoreductase subunit NuoH, with the protein MLDTLLRCAAALVVFLTFPLIIGQTEHKVMAHMQGRLGPMYAGGFHGWAQLVADGVKFAQKEDIVPAGADRRVFQLAPAVSLLPYLIVLLAIPVGPDGFVGQAVDAGLFFVLAVMGVGVIGKLMAGWASANKFSLLGGLRTAAQLMSYELPMVLAAASVAMAAGTLSLPGIVDAFEWYWIPWQAIGAFVFFTAGLAELQRPPFDMPVADSEIIFGAYTEYTGLRFAFFLLSEYAGILVVSALTAVLFLGGWHGPLPDDLGWLWTVLKTFALAFVVIWLRVTYPRLREDQLMRFAWTVLIPLALVQLALTGVIKVAIS; encoded by the coding sequence CTGCTCGACACGCTGCTGCGCTGCGCCGCCGCGCTCGTCGTCTTCCTCACCTTCCCGCTGATCATCGGCCAGACCGAGCACAAGGTGATGGCCCACATGCAGGGCCGGCTCGGCCCGATGTACGCGGGCGGGTTCCACGGCTGGGCCCAGCTCGTCGCCGACGGCGTCAAGTTCGCCCAGAAGGAGGACATCGTCCCCGCCGGGGCGGACCGTCGGGTGTTCCAGCTGGCGCCGGCCGTCTCGCTGCTGCCGTACCTGATCGTGCTGCTGGCGATCCCGGTCGGCCCGGACGGCTTCGTCGGCCAGGCCGTCGACGCCGGGCTGTTCTTCGTGCTCGCCGTGATGGGCGTCGGCGTGATCGGCAAGCTGATGGCCGGCTGGGCCTCCGCCAACAAGTTCTCGCTGCTCGGCGGCCTGCGCACGGCCGCCCAGCTGATGTCGTACGAGCTGCCGATGGTGCTCGCCGCCGCCTCCGTGGCGATGGCCGCCGGGACGCTCTCGCTGCCCGGCATCGTGGACGCCTTCGAGTGGTACTGGATCCCCTGGCAGGCGATCGGCGCGTTCGTCTTCTTCACGGCCGGCCTGGCCGAGCTGCAGCGCCCGCCGTTCGACATGCCGGTCGCCGACTCCGAGATCATCTTCGGCGCGTACACCGAGTACACCGGCCTGCGCTTCGCGTTCTTCCTGCTCTCCGAGTACGCCGGGATCCTGGTCGTCTCCGCGCTCACCGCCGTGCTCTTCCTGGGCGGCTGGCACGGGCCGCTGCCGGACGACCTCGGCTGGCTCTGGACCGTTCTCAAGACCTTCGCCCTGGCCTTCGTGGTGATCTGGCTGCGGGTCACCTACCCGCGGCTGCGCGAGGACCAGCTGATGCGGTTCGCGTGGACCGTCCTGATCCCGCTCGCCCTCGTCCAGCTCGCCCTCACCGGCGTCATCAAGGTGGCGATCTCCTGA
- a CDS encoding NADH-quinone oxidoreductase subunit C has product MSFDRTPEELAASIGAWATAAEAYELITVDVPAEHWIEALTAARDTLGLRYFDWLSAVDELAEGFSVAAHLAALDDTGVRHLLVRTRVPRERAALPTAVGVYAGAGWHERETHEMFGIDFSGHPHLVTLLLPDGFEGHPLRKEFVLAARVAKAWPGAKEPGESEGDGPARRKMQPAGVPDPNEWGPLKGTLPPVAERPARGARAAGAAGRPPRAAAGGAAAGAAGAAAEGGPAIRADRPRRTRSITEGSASQAAAGPAATPATPAGTPAGTPAEKPAAATPPAPARTQSSDAPWHAPVPAHGPAEPAATPAPGPVKPAEPGPEAEPESESAESEPARPTAAESEPAAPRPEAGKPEAGKPEAGKPEAGTPDAPAAGPEKPTQEGDSA; this is encoded by the coding sequence GTGAGCTTCGACCGCACCCCCGAGGAGCTCGCCGCGTCGATCGGCGCGTGGGCGACCGCCGCCGAGGCGTACGAGCTGATCACCGTCGACGTGCCCGCCGAGCACTGGATCGAGGCGCTGACGGCCGCCCGGGACACCCTGGGCCTGCGCTACTTCGACTGGCTGAGCGCCGTCGACGAACTGGCCGAGGGCTTCTCCGTCGCCGCCCACCTGGCCGCCCTCGACGACACCGGCGTCCGGCACCTGCTGGTCCGCACCCGGGTGCCGCGCGAACGGGCCGCGCTGCCGACGGCCGTCGGCGTCTACGCCGGTGCCGGCTGGCACGAGCGGGAGACGCACGAGATGTTCGGCATCGACTTCTCCGGCCACCCGCACCTGGTCACCCTGCTGCTGCCGGACGGCTTCGAGGGCCATCCGCTGCGCAAGGAGTTCGTCCTCGCGGCCCGGGTCGCCAAGGCCTGGCCCGGCGCCAAGGAACCCGGCGAGTCCGAGGGCGACGGGCCCGCCCGGCGCAAGATGCAGCCGGCCGGCGTGCCCGACCCGAACGAGTGGGGGCCGCTCAAGGGCACCCTGCCGCCGGTCGCCGAACGCCCCGCCCGGGGTGCCCGCGCGGCCGGTGCGGCGGGGCGTCCCCCGCGTGCCGCCGCCGGTGGCGCCGCTGCTGGTGCCGCCGGAGCCGCGGCCGAGGGCGGGCCGGCGATCCGGGCCGACCGGCCCCGGCGCACCCGGTCCATCACCGAGGGGTCGGCCAGCCAGGCCGCCGCCGGCCCGGCGGCCACTCCGGCCACTCCGGCCGGGACGCCCGCCGGGACGCCCGCCGAGAAGCCCGCGGCGGCCACGCCGCCGGCGCCCGCCCGGACGCAGTCCTCCGACGCGCCCTGGCACGCACCGGTACCCGCGCACGGGCCCGCCGAACCGGCGGCCACCCCGGCACCCGGGCCCGTGAAGCCGGCGGAGCCCGGGCCCGAGGCCGAGCCCGAGTCCGAGTCCGCCGAGTCCGAGCCCGCGCGGCCGACGGCGGCCGAGTCCGAGCCCGCCGCCCCGCGGCCTGAGGCCGGAAAGCCTGAGGCCGGAAAGCCCGAGGCCGGAAAGCCCGAGGCCGGAACGCCCGACGCCCCCGCGGCCGGACCCGAGAAGCCCACCCAGGAAGGAGACAGCGCGTGA
- a CDS encoding NADH-quinone oxidoreductase subunit A, which produces MKGQPVAAVAADPAVGSGYFDAYAAVGLLAVVGVLFVAVAFSANRLLRPVVYSPEKLLAYECGVDPVGEDWAHTQIRYYVYAFLYVIFAVDAVYLFPWATVFSAAGYGAGTLVEMFVFIGFLAVGLLYAWKKGVLEWT; this is translated from the coding sequence ATGAAGGGGCAGCCGGTAGCTGCCGTCGCGGCCGACCCTGCGGTGGGCAGCGGCTACTTCGACGCGTACGCCGCGGTGGGCCTGCTCGCCGTCGTCGGCGTGCTCTTCGTCGCCGTGGCGTTCTCCGCCAACCGGCTGCTGCGGCCGGTGGTGTACTCGCCGGAGAAGCTCCTCGCCTACGAGTGCGGGGTCGACCCGGTCGGCGAGGACTGGGCGCACACCCAGATCCGCTACTACGTGTACGCGTTCCTGTACGTGATCTTCGCGGTCGACGCCGTCTACCTGTTCCCCTGGGCGACGGTGTTCTCCGCCGCCGGGTACGGCGCGGGCACCCTGGTCGAGATGTTCGTCTTCATCGGCTTCCTCGCGGTCGGCCTGCTCTACGCCTGGAAGAAGGGCGTTCTGGAATGGACGTGA
- a CDS encoding NADH-quinone oxidoreductase subunit J family protein, translating to MSALFAAAGPLEPAARSFLSPTGVEIVFLLVGVAVLGSALVAVTTKQLVHAALWLVVALGGLAVEFLLLTAEFIAWVQVLIYLGSVVVLVLFGLMLTKAPIGRSPDADSGNRWVALVVALAAAGTLVTLMVDAFRSAWIDLGAGGGSTRATGTSLFRHWVLPFEALSVLLLAALVGAVVLSRGGGRGKVPAPRAGRLRAGKPVGTPGRAVPAPAGPDAGAPKPADPAPAASTTPPQER from the coding sequence GTGAGTGCCCTGTTCGCCGCGGCCGGCCCGCTGGAGCCCGCCGCCCGCTCCTTCCTCTCCCCGACCGGCGTCGAGATCGTCTTCCTGCTGGTCGGCGTCGCCGTGCTCGGCTCCGCCCTGGTCGCCGTCACCACCAAGCAGCTGGTGCACGCCGCGCTCTGGCTGGTCGTCGCGCTGGGCGGGCTGGCGGTGGAGTTCCTGCTGCTCACCGCCGAGTTCATCGCCTGGGTGCAGGTGCTCATCTACCTCGGCTCGGTCGTGGTACTGGTGCTGTTCGGGCTGATGCTCACCAAGGCCCCGATCGGGCGCTCGCCCGACGCGGACTCCGGCAACCGCTGGGTGGCGCTGGTGGTGGCGCTCGCCGCCGCCGGCACCCTGGTGACCCTGATGGTGGACGCCTTCCGCAGCGCCTGGATCGACCTCGGCGCCGGCGGCGGCTCCACCCGGGCGACCGGGACCAGCCTGTTCCGGCACTGGGTGCTGCCCTTCGAGGCGCTGTCCGTCCTGCTGCTGGCCGCCCTGGTCGGAGCCGTCGTGCTGTCGCGCGGCGGCGGCAGGGGCAAGGTCCCGGCCCCCCGTGCCGGCAGGCTGCGGGCCGGCAAGCCGGTCGGCACCCCGGGCCGCGCCGTCCCCGCGCCCGCCGGACCGGACGCCGGAGCCCCGAAGCCCGCCGACCCGGCGCCCGCCGCCTCGACGACCCCTCCGCAGGAGCGCTGA
- a CDS encoding NuoI/complex I 23 kDa subunit family protein, whose product MMSFPGSGLAKGLAVTLRTMTKKTVTAQYPDVQPELPPRTRGVIALLEENCTVCMLCARECPDWCIYIDSHKETLPAADPNARARTRNVLDRFAIDFSLCMYCGICIEVCPFDALFWSPEFEYAETDILELTHERDKLREWMWTVPAPPALDPAAEEPKEIATARKAAEKLAAAAAAEAGGSE is encoded by the coding sequence CTGATGAGCTTCCCCGGCTCCGGCCTGGCCAAGGGCCTGGCCGTCACCCTGCGGACGATGACGAAGAAGACCGTCACCGCGCAGTACCCCGACGTGCAGCCCGAGCTCCCGCCGCGCACCCGCGGCGTGATCGCGCTGCTGGAGGAGAACTGCACCGTCTGCATGCTCTGCGCCCGCGAGTGCCCGGACTGGTGCATCTACATCGACTCCCACAAGGAGACGCTGCCCGCCGCCGACCCGAACGCCCGCGCCCGCACCCGCAACGTGCTGGACCGGTTCGCGATCGACTTCTCGCTCTGCATGTACTGCGGCATCTGCATCGAGGTCTGCCCCTTCGACGCGCTGTTCTGGTCGCCGGAGTTCGAGTACGCGGAGACGGACATCCTGGAGCTGACCCACGAGCGGGACAAGCTCCGCGAGTGGATGTGGACCGTCCCGGCGCCGCCCGCCCTGGACCCGGCGGCCGAGGAGCCCAAGGAGATCGCCACCGCCCGCAAGGCGGCCGAGAAGCTGGCCGCCGCCGCGGCCGCCGAGGCGGGTGGGTCCGAGTGA
- a CDS encoding NADH-quinone oxidoreductase subunit 5 family protein, giving the protein MNLALPVLVPALPALGAAATFATGRRAPGFARPLAILPVAASAVLALVVALQLGTGQVLDTATRLTPTGGPEISLAIQLDGYTSVITVLVGLVATCVQVYSTAYLKDDPRYPSYAALVSLFTAAMFVVVYSGDLIVLLVGWEVMGICSYFLIGHHWETADARSASLKAFLVTKLGDVPFVFGIFLLGADAGSFRISDVLSAAGDGRLGHPTLTALLLLAGVAGKSAQFPLHTWLPDAMAGPTPVSALIHAATMVAAGIYLVARLLPVFLLSGAALIVLAVMAAVTMIGSALCALAQDDLKRVLAYSTVGQLGYMAGALASGDREASVFHLVSHGAFKALLFLAAGVVIHAAHTNSISAMSRMPGLRRRVPDAYWTTGIALVALIGLPPFSGFFSKEAVLTAAEHAATGEAITNGVGPASAVPATAGWIVLVAAGLTALITAAYATRLWLVAFHTPAAVPPPAPAPTGAEPGAPYSPEVDEADPATAEPSAMRWPLWVLAVPTMGFGIAGVRSDWLPALLDGGSLRPSPVTAVIGTGLAVIGILIAYAAWRSGTARVTAARLAAARPLGPTAEGRVPGRAETPPPVEQPPADPGRTLLGPLFGPARHGFGVDRLYSALFVRPVGAAARLVRFLDREVVETYVRGTGLGAQLLGRAVRLAQTGNAQTYLSALLAGVVLLAVWAAV; this is encoded by the coding sequence ATGAACCTCGCCCTCCCGGTGCTCGTCCCCGCGCTGCCCGCGCTCGGCGCCGCCGCCACCTTCGCCACCGGCCGGCGCGCCCCCGGCTTCGCCCGGCCGCTGGCGATCCTCCCGGTCGCCGCCTCCGCCGTGCTGGCCCTGGTCGTCGCCCTCCAGCTCGGCACCGGCCAGGTCCTGGACACCGCCACCCGGCTCACCCCGACCGGCGGCCCCGAGATCTCGCTCGCCATCCAGCTGGACGGCTACACCTCGGTGATCACCGTCCTGGTCGGCCTGGTCGCCACCTGCGTGCAGGTCTACTCGACCGCCTACCTCAAGGACGACCCGCGCTACCCCTCGTACGCGGCGCTGGTCTCGCTGTTCACGGCCGCGATGTTCGTGGTCGTCTACTCCGGCGACCTGATCGTGCTGCTGGTCGGCTGGGAGGTCATGGGCATCTGCTCGTACTTCCTGATCGGCCACCACTGGGAGACCGCCGACGCCCGCTCCGCCTCGCTCAAGGCCTTCCTGGTCACCAAGCTCGGCGACGTCCCGTTCGTGTTCGGGATCTTCCTGCTCGGGGCCGACGCCGGCAGCTTCCGGATCAGCGACGTGCTGTCCGCCGCCGGCGACGGCCGGCTCGGCCACCCCACGCTGACCGCCCTGCTGCTGCTGGCCGGCGTCGCCGGCAAGAGCGCGCAGTTCCCGCTGCACACCTGGCTCCCGGACGCGATGGCCGGCCCCACGCCGGTCTCCGCGCTCATCCACGCCGCCACCATGGTCGCGGCCGGCATCTACCTGGTCGCCCGGCTGCTGCCGGTCTTCCTGCTCTCCGGTGCCGCGCTGATCGTGCTCGCCGTGATGGCCGCGGTGACGATGATCGGCTCCGCGCTCTGCGCGCTCGCCCAGGACGACCTCAAGCGCGTCCTCGCCTACTCCACCGTCGGCCAGCTCGGCTACATGGCCGGCGCGCTGGCCAGCGGCGACCGCGAGGCCTCCGTCTTCCACCTGGTCAGCCACGGCGCCTTCAAGGCCCTGCTGTTCCTCGCCGCCGGCGTGGTGATCCACGCCGCGCACACCAACTCGATCTCCGCGATGTCCCGGATGCCCGGGCTGCGCCGCCGGGTGCCGGACGCCTACTGGACGACCGGCATCGCCTTGGTCGCCCTGATCGGCCTGCCGCCGTTCTCCGGGTTCTTCAGCAAGGAGGCGGTGCTCACCGCCGCCGAGCACGCCGCCACCGGCGAGGCGATCACCAACGGCGTCGGCCCGGCCTCCGCCGTGCCCGCCACGGCCGGCTGGATCGTCCTGGTCGCGGCCGGTCTGACCGCCCTGATCACCGCCGCCTACGCGACCCGGCTCTGGCTGGTGGCCTTCCACACCCCGGCCGCCGTGCCCCCGCCCGCGCCCGCCCCGACCGGCGCCGAGCCGGGAGCCCCGTACTCGCCCGAGGTGGACGAGGCCGACCCGGCCACCGCCGAGCCGTCCGCGATGCGCTGGCCGCTCTGGGTGCTCGCGGTGCCCACCATGGGCTTCGGCATCGCCGGCGTCCGCTCGGACTGGCTGCCCGCCCTGCTGGACGGCGGCTCGCTGCGGCCGTCCCCGGTCACCGCGGTGATCGGCACCGGCCTGGCCGTGATCGGCATCCTGATCGCGTACGCCGCCTGGCGTTCCGGCACCGCCCGGGTCACCGCGGCCCGGCTCGCCGCCGCCCGGCCGCTGGGCCCCACCGCCGAGGGCCGCGTCCCCGGCCGGGCCGAGACCCCGCCGCCGGTCGAACAGCCGCCCGCCGACCCCGGCCGCACCCTGCTCGGCCCGCTGTTCGGCCCGGCCCGGCACGGCTTCGGCGTCGACCGGCTCTACAGCGCCCTGTTCGTCCGCCCGGTGGGCGCCGCCGCCAGGCTCGTCCGCTTCCTCGACCGCGAGGTCGTCGAGACCTACGTGCGCGGCACCGGCCTCGGGGCCCAGCTGCTCGGCCGGGCCGTGCGCCTCGCGCAGACCGGCAACGCGCAGACCTACCTCAGCGCCCTGCTCGCCGGCGTGGTGCTGCTCGCCGTCTGGGCGGCGGTGTAG
- a CDS encoding S1C family serine protease: protein MPAGPRPTGPRTPDRRPVAVGTAAALAALVLAGCSSGSSTSNSSSPGATSSSSAPAAAGSNQLQDEYQRVISEVLPSVVQITTANGLGSGIVYDAKGDIVTNAHVVGTATSMTVTLANSTKSLDATLVASYPDSDLAVIKLTSPPSGLKPAVFADSKKVELGQITLAMGSPLGLASSVTEGIVSATGRTVSEPGTGGSPGATIGNMVQTSAAINPGNSGGALVNLASQVIGINTLAATEPEGNGAVAPGIGFAIPASTITSITDQLIKDGKVTNSGRAALGITARTFFNADFQPAGAVIVTVISGGPADSAGLQVGDVITKLGDTDITTLNSLTTVLASLTPDSKVTVTYLRDGQSRTADVTLGTLPTS from the coding sequence ATCCCGGCAGGGCCCCGGCCGACCGGACCGCGCACCCCCGACCGCCGGCCGGTCGCCGTCGGCACGGCCGCGGCGCTGGCGGCGCTGGTCCTGGCGGGCTGCAGCAGCGGCTCCTCCACCTCGAACAGCTCCTCGCCCGGCGCCACGTCCAGCAGCTCCGCCCCGGCCGCCGCCGGGAGCAACCAGCTCCAGGACGAGTACCAGCGGGTGATCTCCGAGGTGCTGCCGTCGGTGGTCCAGATCACCACCGCGAACGGCCTGGGCTCGGGCATCGTCTACGACGCCAAGGGCGACATCGTCACCAACGCCCACGTGGTGGGCACGGCGACCTCCATGACCGTGACCCTGGCCAACAGCACCAAGTCGCTGGACGCCACGCTGGTCGCCAGCTACCCCGACTCCGACCTCGCGGTGATCAAGCTGACCAGCCCGCCGAGCGGCCTGAAGCCGGCGGTCTTCGCGGACAGCAAGAAGGTCGAGCTCGGCCAGATCACCCTGGCGATGGGCAGCCCGCTCGGCCTGGCCAGCAGCGTCACCGAGGGCATCGTCTCGGCGACCGGCCGGACCGTCTCCGAGCCCGGGACCGGGGGCTCCCCGGGGGCCACCATCGGCAACATGGTGCAGACCTCGGCCGCCATCAACCCCGGCAACAGCGGCGGGGCCCTGGTCAACCTCGCCAGCCAGGTGATCGGCATCAACACCCTCGCCGCCACCGAGCCCGAGGGCAACGGCGCGGTCGCCCCCGGCATCGGCTTCGCCATCCCGGCGTCCACCATCACCAGCATCACCGACCAGCTGATCAAGGACGGCAAGGTCACCAACTCCGGCCGGGCCGCTCTCGGCATCACCGCCCGGACCTTCTTCAACGCGGACTTCCAGCCGGCCGGCGCGGTGATCGTCACGGTGATCTCCGGCGGGCCCGCCGACTCGGCCGGGCTCCAGGTCGGGGACGTGATCACCAAGCTCGGCGACACCGACATCACCACGCTGAACTCCCTCACCACGGTGCTGGCCTCGCTCACCCCCGACAGCAAGGTCACCGTCACCTATCTCAGGGACGGTCAGTCCAGGACCGCCGACGTCACCCTGGGCACCCTGCCCACCTCCTGA